GCGAGAGCCCTGCGTGCCCTCGGCCAGATCTAGGTAAGAACTAGCGTCCCTCGCCGCCGGTTGACTAGGGTCACGGCCCCGGCCGGGACTCGGCAACCCTAgtcgaccctcccccacctttccAGCAAAGaagggaggtggcggcggcaagggcCGAGCCCTCAACCACCAAccgcctccccctcctcctcctcctcctcctcctcctcctcctcccatttttttttaaattatttatttttaaatttaatttaatttaattaatatattaattatttatcacgTCGTaaccaaaacaacatcgttttgacACCGTTTAGCTACATCGTTTTtaacaaaacaatgtcgttttgcacACGCTCGTCGAAAAATTGCTACATCGGTGTTTTGATCGAATTTTATCGttagtgacacttaaatgatctattttgctccgattttgacatttaagtgtcatttttgtaactttttacacttaagtgtctctttgtgtcaagttttgacgCTCCGGGTGTCCCGATGtcgttttttcaaaattatcaacattaaAGTCAATTAAAGGTTCAATATCGAAACCCACATCTTCACAACCCTTTGCATTCGTACGCAACAATTAAAGTGAAGAGGAGAAAATGACAGAAGTgagtttaattaattttataatcgCCATCAAACCAGCAATATTTGGAAAATTTCAGCCATGTAAATAACTCTATAACAAACCCATCGTCTATCGAACATCAATCGAGTAATTATATTTTCGCTACTTCATCCAATCTAGATaacttttttcttcaaaattgtatGAGTTGGccttatcattttttttattctttttattgaatGAGATCATTTATCAGACAGCTGGTGGTTAATCTACTGGAGGAAGACCCAACTCAAGAACCCACAAGATGTTCATGAGTTGCCTTTAGGACTTTATGAAGCTGTGTCCACGAGAAAGCTCTTGATCTCCTCCACCCTTTTCACGCTTGGACTCATCATTTAAAAACCCCCCGTTGACTTTTGACTGTTCTTCAGAATACAATGCCGGAGAGATGAATTATTAAATACCACAATTCGTGCTGCATCGATGGTCAATAATGGAATGGAGCGATGTGCTACATGCTGTGGAGCATTGTTTTATTCGATTTATCTATTCCTTTTTTACCCAGAAGCATTTTTTAGTCCATTTTTATTGCAAGTTACGTGACATCTCTATAAATTCATGTGAACTTTGCATGAACATCATCTTTCCGGATAAAAGATAAGTAAAGTTAATTAATTCAATGATTACCAATCTAGAAACGAATGATTGAACTAATGTAAATCCTTGAAGAGGGGAATTCACTCTCTTAGCTACGATTGGCAAAGGTGTGTTTAGGCAACGTTTTTAATGTAAAAGCAACTCAAGACatatctctctttatatataACACTAAAACTCTAACTGGGTTTTTTCCAAATAACATTGTAAAAAAtgtgacttttttatttttattttttagaaaatgaatgatatttttataataagcTAGTCTTTGGATGGGGGACTTAATCTGTCCCAGTTGGCGCGCTTTGTCAATTTGCGAGTCCAATAATACCCGCAGgcaacatatttatttttaaaattctatttctttttttttctttttttctaaattctGTTTCTTTCTCGCAAGCTGTAGCAGTTGTATGGACGTGGTAtaactttttttcccttattttttgGGGTCATTTTATGAGATTCCGGACCTCCTGGGAGACAGCATATaattccagagagagagagagactccgTGATCGAGCGGCGAAGATAGGAAAGGCAAGCGAGAGAGTCCTTGCGGGGCTGGGTGGTCGCTTGAAGCTCCGAACTTTGCGTCTTTGCtctttcctttgtcttttctttctcatttccCCCATTTTCTCCACtgtgtttttcttctctttgacCTTGCTGTTGCTGCCTGAAAATGAGAGAGTGTGTTTCAGGAGCAAGCATTCTCTTGCTCAAAGACTGAACTTGGTGGCTTCTGAAGGTGGTCTTCCATCTGGGCTCTAATggcggcctcctcctcctctaatTCTGTAagttttgtttctctctctctctctctcttccttctcgcTCTGCCATTTACTCTGCTGTTTTAATCTCGAGATTTCCTCTTCAGTTTCATGGTGGGTATTTTTAGACCACCTGGAACTTGGCcaactaaagaagaagaaggaacaaTGATTGATCCGTCCGTTTCTTTTTCGTTTGATCTGTTACTGTTGCTCTGTAATGCAGGTGAGCTTGTTGCGTGTTTTCGTTCCCATTTTGGTTTGTCTCTTGTTCTGTGCCGTTCTGAAGCAGATCTCCGGTCCTTGACCCTTAAGATCTGAAGTCGACCCTGTTCGCTTGGTGGGTTCTTGAGTTTGTCGCTGCTGGCTCTGGTGCTGCAATTTTTAGCTCCAGTTCCTTTTTTCTTATCTCCTCCCGAATTTGAAGAGTTTTTTGGTAAATTGAACTTTTAGACTTGAATGGGAGTCGTCTTTTTCCAACTTCTATGACGCTTTTCTTTAGCTGATGCAATGAGAATCTCTATCAAGATGATGGAATTCGGCACACATATTTTCTGCCTTATACTCTGGATAAAATCCAGAATGCGATACTTCTCTAGAATTTCACCTTCACAACGAAGGTTTCATCGCCTTATCTCACCTCTTATTTTCATCACCTTTGCAATAAATAATCTAAGCAGTTTTCTAGTCGATTTCTCAGCTATTCCATCCAAGTTTGACCTAATTGTGCTAAAAATTCGGTCAAAGCTTAAGCGATACATGTTCTAGAGTGGAGAAGGCTTCTTGGCTTTAAATACCGtttcttatattatttattgaCCAAAATATTCTAAGCCCGGCATCTGTTGTCATCTTCATGCTTTAATTTTTTCCCCACGATGTCATGACATGCACGGCACTAATAATTGTTGTTGACTTGTGCCAAAGGGTGGGAATCATGTAGATTTGTTACATTCTTGAAGCTCTCTGAGTTTGATCTGGGGAGGCTTATCTTGTGTTCCTGCTTCAATTTTTTACCATCTAGTCTTTTGCTGCTTGCTAAAGAGCTCCCCTATTGGATTGAAACATAGTGCTTGACCTTATTTGGCTGGCTTATATGTAGGGAGACTTGTTTGTGCGTTTGATTGTggtattatatgtatatatggaGAATGATTTGCGTACGACTGCAGAGTCACTGCTTATTTGTGACTTCTACGTTCTAGGATGTATAATTTGACATTCTTCACCAACATGGGAACAAAAAGTTGTTGGAGAGGAGTTGAGTTCCAAAGATCCCTAGAAGCGTTTAGATAGAAGATCAGAGCAAGAGTCCTTTTATGTAAGAACTCAGTAAAAgtcaattgataaaaataccAAGTAATCGATTCATCTTTTTGCTTATCGTGTGCTGTAATTATGTTTCCCCAATAGTTGTTTTAATCCCTTCATGTTGATGCAGTAACCTCCAAGCTTCAGGATTTTTGACATCATCAGCCCCAAAAGCTAGCATTAGTTGATAAGGCATCGGTCATTTTATGAAATCTTAGTATTAACTTGAAGTGAAAGGGCTGTTGCAGTTAGTTTTTCACATCATTCTTAGATTTGCTAGTCCATGTTCTATCTAGTCTCCTCAGCTCAGTAATTCTTGGAAAACTTGATGATTCCCAATTCCAATGGCTCTTTGATTATCTTAACACTTTGATAATTCATGATCCCATTCAACAAATGACAATGTCGGTACTCTTATCATTTAGATGTGTAGCTCCTCTTCTTGAGAAGTAAATATTAGCTGATTTAAGAGCTTTGGAATGCAAAGAATGTAGCTGTCCTTTTTTAGTGCTCAACCAATTCGTTGCCACATTGTCAACCTCCCCCCTCTCTCCACCCTGAAAAAGTAGATGAAATCTTTAATAAATAACGTGCAGCATGAATTTCATACAGGTTGCTTATGGTTCTACGTTTGGCCTATTATTCAGGTTGTTCGTGCTCCTTTGACTaaacttttgtttcttttgtcgGCCTTTCATACAGGTAGGTAAAACTCCTTGACTgcgattttgtttttttacccAAGATAAGAATGAAACTGGGATCCAAGAAAGCGTGGAAATCAGTGGTTCCCCGTCGTTTGAGAGGCAAATCAGCAACTCGTTTTTGCTTCCTTCCCAAGGCAAAGTCAGTTGAATGTGGTCCAGGCCGTGCACCAGTTTATCTCAATGTGTATGATCTGACCCCAATTAATGGATATGTTTACTGGGCTGGACTTGGCATCTTTCATTCTGGTGTAGAGGGTAAGCCAACCTTATTCAATacagaatttattaaaattattacttCCGGTTGTCCTTTTGGACTTAAAATGGGAGCTTATATGCTTTATAGTAGAAAGGGGAAGTTACATATCAGGGCATATCTTAGTTTCACAGGTAGAACGAGGTGCAATTCTAACAGAACATGGAACTGCGCTTGATGCTGAGTTGTTTCCATCTaaaatgcatttaaaaagacTAAAAGGTTTAAAGTTTTGTTGTAGTTTGTTGTAGTATATGTGGATCTCACCACTCTTCTTCTGACTCTAAACTCTTGAAAGTACAATTGCAggatttatctttattttatattcAGACAAACAATGGGAAAGATGAATCAATTAGGAAGTTAATGCTGTATGGtctttcttgtgaaaattttgaacaaacTTCCTATAAACCAATAGCAAAGATACATTAGTGTACCGTCTGAATGAGTTTTAAACATGTTTGGAAACATCAGAGAGCAAAATGGACAGTCAGATGTATACCTAAACTAATATTGCTGCCTGTGTCCTCAAGGAAGCTACTCGATAGTGGAGAAAGACTTCACGAAATTTATTCCGTCTTTTTTCTATGGATAAGCAATCACTATGCATTGTAATAACTTCAGATATCACTGCAGTTATTACTTCCAAACTAGGTTTAACGTTTTGACAATTGCAACTTCTTTACAGTTCATGGTGTAGAATATGCATTTGGAGCCCATGACTATCCAAGCAGTGGCGTATTTGAGGTTGAACCTCGGCAGTGCCCTGGCTTCAAGTTTAGAAAATCGATATTCATTGGGACCACCTCCTTGGACCCTACTCAGGTTAGGGAGTTTATGGAAAACCATGCCGCAAGCTACAATGGTGATTCATATCACTTGATATTTAAGAATTGCAACCACTTCTGCAAGGATGTTTGTTACAAGCTGACAGGGAAACCGATTCCAAAGTGGGTCAATCGACTTGCGACAATAGGTATCCTATTTGAATCTCACTTTTCTACACTGAGTTTCTTCTGCAACATAATACGACCCAAAAGCATGCTTCCAGGGTGATTGAGTTCATGCtggattttttttcattttcttttgctgcttttgtctttttgcaCTCTACAAgtacataaaaaagaaataagttatGCATGGCCTTCATTTCCCTTTTAATATTTCTCATGAAACCTAGCTGCTCTAGAAATTGGTCATCATGGCCTTGCTTTAATCCTGcctttaaaatcattttttgagcTACTTAAGTTGCAGCTTTTTTCACGTCAAATATAATAATGCCTTTCTTTTGTAATGCTGCTGCTTTAGTTCAatttctcttctccatctctGGAGGATTGAGAAGTTATTACCTTTCCAGGTTACTTTCAAGGTAATACTTCTTAAAATTGCAACATTTGCTTATCTTCTGGACTTCTTtcactctttttatttatttatctttcatCATGTTAAAGAGGTCATTAAGGGTATTTGTTGAGTAGTCTTAATTAGGAAGAGGGATTTCTATATCAATTAAAATTATTGACAGAAGATATAGAGCATTTGGAACTGCAAATTTTCGTCATTTGATTACACGACAAGTGCCTAAAAGGCTCTTTCAACAAAATCTCCATAATAATCTGGTTTTGTCCATGGACGGAGGTAGCAGACTGTTTTCTTACAAGCCTTTCGTGTATGTGCATGTGTGTAACTTAAATGAAACATTTGTTTAGTTCAGAGATGAATACATGGTTTAATAATGGTGTGCCATGGTCCTCTCTCTTCCACGAGAAggaccagaagaagaaaaagaactgGTTAGTTCTTGTATATGATAAAATGATAGATCCCCAAATATAGGGAAAAGAATATGGTACTCCTTTTTATTCCACAATATTCTTCAATTCTTCCCGTTCATTACTCTCTCAAGTTTTTGAGGATTTCCTCTGTATCTGGTCCATCATAGGTTCTGCCTGCAACTGCTTCCTTCCCGAAACCCTTAAGATCACTGCAGTACGTCATGAACCTAACTGCCAACCATGCGAAAGTGAGAAGCGGAGGTTAACAAACAACTTCAGTTGCCTGTCTTCTATATCAATGAGGCAGAAGCAGTTATCTACATCCTCATTATTCCTTCGTTCTCCCCTGAGAGGCTGTCTACCGCCTTGGGAACTCAAAAGGTCTAACAATGGCTCCTTGAAGGAAAGATGAGAAAATGCCCAGAGTGAAACTACATCACAAGCGATCATGGAGCGCTGGGACATTCAGTTTCAGTTTTGTGTATAAAGCTTAAGCACCATGGCTTCTCACGTTTGCTTATGCTGTGCTGGTTAGAAAAGAAGCTCGTTGCCAATTGCAAGACATGTTTATGAAACCCCTAATTCTCTGCAGAAGGCAAGCATGTGAACTGAGAGAGAGTAATCTGTATACAATTAGGGACTTTATGTATGAGTGGTGTGCTTGTTCCCTAGGTTTTCTGTACCAGCTCTTGAAAAGTATCTGCCAACGGACTCTGTCCGATGGAATGAGAAAGGATTCTGCCCGTTCATCTTGTAATGTGTTTACTCTCTCTTTACCTTCGTGGTTGTTCAATCGTCTTGACTCTCGAATGAAGAAATTCTGCATTTATTCTCTCATTGGAGGTAATTCCTTTTTGAGTGGCTCTTTGACGACGGAAGGTTTCAATATTACTCTGGTTTCCTTACCCTAGATGTCTGTTTTGGTTCTCTTCAAGATGGACGACTTGCAGCATCTGAGAATCCACTTCAATCCTCTCATGGATGCCGTACTGTTCAGAAATATTTATGCATGAAATAAAGTTTGTGAAACCCTTTGTGCCTAGCTGTTGTGACGGATCATTTTTCTCGGGTCATATTCTTTCAAGCATGACATAACACTGTAGTTATCTTTAAGTTGCAACGATGAACAGATCAATATTCAAGGTCGCCCGGGAGAATTTAAACTCCATGGAACTTCAGTATACACTCACTGATTCTGTATTCTTTGTCTTGCGATTGCAACGCCAATTGGACTCATGATTTCCCACCGAAGGTGAAGTCGTTGGGACAGTCTTTGGGGTATTAGGTTTACACACATTGCTGggtcagaaaaaagaaataacttaAGATTTCTCCTTCATGACACGATTTTAAACCTGTCCCTATCTTGGCAAATGAAATTTACAATCTAGACCATAATAATGGAAAGATGAAAAGTTGTGTAGGCTTGTTGCATTGACAGCGTTGAAGCTACTACTACTATATGCCATGTCACGCTGCATTGGCCATTACTCTAGCGTCCACGGCAGTGAAATTGCTGAATCTCATGAGAAATCGTCTAAGCCACCATTTGATGCTTCTCTTAAAAATTTAGTTCGTGCATTTGAGATTCTTTCTTGTCACATGCGAACACTAGTAGCAAAGACTCATCCCACCACACAGTCCACACCTGGTGCATGACAAGTAAAAGCCCCCAACTTGAGGATGGAAATGTCCCGAATAAAAGTTTCAGTGAGATCTAACTAACAGATATATCATCTGAGAGGTCGAGAATTGCAGGCAATCCTGAATATATTTCATATGAGCACCCACTAAAAAGCTTAATGTCGATATGGAATTGTGACTTCCACTACTCCTACAAGCAGACTAAACTGCTGTTCCCTTTCCCATGGCTACAAGAATTACCTCTATGAACAAAATCATTCAAAGTACAGTTAACTAATCTGACAAAATAAAACGAAACTGTGGCCAGATTCAAAAATGCCACTAGCTACAGAGGAAAAAACTATGGTTTGGAAAATACATTTTGGTCGGGTTCAATGCAAGTATTCTGGTTCTGCACAGGATTTtcacaatgattttttaatttgtttaaattaataatagaatTGAGTAATGAATACACAGACGGCATATCCAGATTAGCATTGGCAAATCAAACCTGCAGCACAACGAAAGAGAAGCTTCAGCATTACAGATCCATATTGCTGATCATAAGGTTTTATTTAGGGGCTTTGCATAATTCAAGAGACAGGCCAACGCCACCCACGAAAAAGAAGCATTAGCATCACGACCTCTAATTGCATTTCAAATGttatttcaacttttcattAGCAAAATTTACTGTAAGTTACAAGATCAGCTCAACGATTCCCATTCCTTCAAATGGATAAAATGATAAACTTTGCTTTGGCTGCACCAGCCAGAGCAGATATCACTGTATATTAAACTCAACCGGAACAACAAATCAATTGGGAGCATAGCCATGAAATAATCAGTCTTCTTTCTGACGCAAAACACTATGCAGGCTATTATTACCATTAAGGGCCGCATGATATACACGCTTCTCAGCGAGGCCAATATCCGATAGAATCAAATGACCCTGCAGGCAAAAACAAACCAATATTTCTAACTCAGAACATGCCTTGCAACCAAAGGATTTGTAGACAGCTTAGTCACAGCTATATGACATCAGCAAAATGTAGGTTTTTCACAGCAAAGGTCTTCATAGTAAAATCAAATGATAAATTAAAGCTATGACCAATATCCAACATATAAAAACCACTGACTTTAGACTAGGATATATAGAGGAGTGCAACAGGAACTGCCCGAACCGGCCAATACCGGACCAGACTGGCCGGTTCTAGGCAGTTCCCAGGGGCACCGGTCCAATTCCTGGTTCCATGAAATTGGAACTGGTGAGAGGCAGGGTCCGTTTCCTAGTTCCAGGGTGGGAACCGAAGCGACCGGAGCGACTGGACCGCCTGAACCGAACCGATTTTTGATCCTTTGAGAATgctttttcttgattctatatCCTCTTTTTCActccatttttttaaaggaaaaaaagtacaCGGTCATTCcacattctctctccctctctctgacATCATCAATCCATAGTCTCCTCACGTCAATTTGTACAGTCTTAATTAGTGACTCTTTGTGCTATACATCAGCATCCTTTTGCAGATTCACGTGAACTGTCATTTTCTAGTCCTGCATCTCTCTTCTAATAACTTTGTTCTATTTATCCCTTTCATTGGGTTGTTCTCCATTTTCATTCTCTGTTGATGATGGCACCACCAAATGACCCAGCCAAGCCACTCCCACTGTCCTCCAGACCAACGCCCAGCGAAACTCCTTCGACCTCTCCAAAGGCAAGCTCTCAGTCAACAGAGTTCCCATCCTCACCAAAGTCCCCAGCAACCTCTCACTGACCCACTTCTCCTCCACGCGTCACTCCTCCATGCACCCCTCCCCTTGCTCCCACCAGGCGTCAAGAACGTCTGCAACATCGGTTTCTTCAGCAATGTCCCCATCATCTCCACCCTCCGCCTCCCCCTCACCCAATGGTTTGCCTCCCATCCCAACCCTCCCATGGCCATCCTCTCCGACTTCTTACCCTCGACTTGGCCAACAAGCACGGTCCACCAATTTTGTTGGACCACCCAAGAACCGATCCTCttggtccagttcccggttcctGGGTGGGATCGGATCAAACCAGGAACCCTTCACCCTTAGGAATAAATATAGAGAGAGATCTAATGAAGTGCCTTTTCAGCTTCaacttttttataatattcAATGGCTTTTGATCATGTTAGAGGCTTGATCATGTCAGGGGTAAGGCAACTAAAGACAAGACAATTGAAACCACAAGAATGGAATGGCGAGTTGTGGTTGGGGGTGGAGTATGAATAGTCATTTTAAAGGATCTCTATAGTGCCTTCATGACTCAGAGACACACATACATTGCCTGTGCAGGGGTAGATATTCATGTCTTACAGAACATAAGCAGTAATTTTAGTACAAAGAAGTTAAGGAATAACATTTGAAATCATCAACATGTCCAAGTTAACACCGACATGCAAATTGCATAGGCCTGTCCTGGTTTACTAGGTTCGCAATTTACAGCAACTGCTCCTTCAGAGGTGCCTTGAGGATGAAATAGGTAATTGGTTgattttctattcaaaatttaCCTAATCTTCGAGATATCAAATTTCTCGTATTTCCCTCAAAAGATTTTCCCCCTTCCAGAAAAGGAAGAGTTGCAATGTTCTCCTTCACAAAATAAAGTGTAGATGAACTAAAATTGgttttgaaatatcacatgaaCATAGAATGTGTTCTGCCAATGATGAGGTAACCTAATCCTTACAGCATGTACTTTGTTGGGACCATAAAGAGGCCACTAACAAGCCTCCAAGAAAACACTGACTTCAAGTGCTACACAAAGCTAGAAGGATGGCAGTGCATACCTCTTTAGCCATCAGCTTTCTGACATTATTAGCATACAGTTTTGCATCATTTTTTTCCTGCTCTGAAGGGTGGTAAACAGGCAGATGTGTCACTTCAATATGATTTATGAATTGACAGAGTAGAAAAAGCACATGGCGCGCCTGCAAAAGGAATCTGTGATTACTTATCATTTGGAATAGATAAGTGCAATTCAAGATAAGTATTTcttgaaagaaaagaacagataGGTTCTCAGAATTTTAACTTCTGCAAAGAAGTAGACTACATCATGGATACCAATATAAAGAACAATAATGACAAGGAAAGAAATTACGCGAACTTAGATtccatttttctgtttttgactTAACAGATTGCTTCGTCAATTTTGCAGCAGTCTGTCCAGTAAATTAgacctctttctttctttacattGACCATAAATTCTATGGGTTCTATTCTTAAGTCGCCATTTTTTTGGGACAACTTACTAGTTTGAACATCCTCcctagaaaaatgcaaaaacttctttccaGCAAACCCCAGAGAGATCATCCATTCATTGTAAAACAAATGTAAGGATTCAAAGGTCCTCTCATCATGCCAACTGAAAATGCATGAACAAGCCAATTAGAGTCTAATGCAAAAGGTTCAGAAGAAAACTGAGGATGCTGGCCCAACATTGTGAATGAAAATTCTAACCAAATTTGAAGATTCCTTAACGAATCCCATAGAAAGAATTGATAGCATCTGCCATCTGGATTTTTAAACTTTGTTGAAGGAAGGCAAAGTCATCAACTAACCCCACTTATCGAGTCCCAGGCAGGACTAAATCTCTGATAAGGATAGTTTAGGATCACCGGAAGCACAGGAGCTTTTGCCAAAAATGCACCCGTCTTGAAAGGAAGTAGGTATTCCCCATTTGTGGTTGTGCCTTCTGTTGATAGTAGATTGTTACCATTTGATAATTCTCAGAGAACATATagaaagagacaaaaaagaCTGAGCACCATGGCACAATGGGAGACCATAATGCTTGACATTTTTAACCACGATCAGCAAATATGCACATGATTAAATAATGATAACCTGGAAAAAGCATCATCATTGGAGCATCTTTGTTCTGATGAGCTTCCCTAACTCTTTCAGTGATAACACctacaataaaaaataaataaataaataaatcaagtatAGGCTGTCAAAAATTTGGTATGGTGAAAAAGGTTGTAGAACCCAGAACAGAtcaaaaatatgaaagaaaCTGCAATGAGAATAGGTGCTCAATCTATCTTATAAATCATTCGGAACATAAAGCAAGAAGAGGAAAGTGCTAAACAATCTAGTTAAATGAAAGAAGTGAACAAAATGAAACAATCTATACTCAAGAGTAAGTAATAATATGTATCCAGCTCGTGCAACAATTTGGCCATGTCAGCCTAAGGTACGCACCGGAAACACCCTTGAAGTCAGATGACTTGGACTCTCGTTGAACATATACACAGCCAAGGCATTTGCTGACAAAAGCAAGTTATAAAGTGTATCATTTCCTAAGTACATATATCAAGAAAGGTCAATAACTGGCCATGGACAAAGCAATTAGATCAGGAATATAGAAGTCATCATATCTCAAATACTAAAAGAATTGGTGAAAGTTCATAATAAACAATGGTCATAATTAAACAGAAAGATAACCACACATAGAGACTTGGCATTGTTTGGTTTAAAAAAAACCAGTACTGTTTTAAACTTCAATATAGCCATTTGACAAATCTTTAAAATGAGGAACCAACGATCAAAACTAACAGGCAAATCCATAACAAAGATCACGTGATGATCTGAAAGAGTCTACTTTCATCTTTGGCTAGAAATAAAATCATGGAACAATAAAAACACGTGAACAGACAATTTCAGAATGCTCTCAGAAAAGTGTACCAACCTGATGAGACCAACTAGAGGAAGTTTAGCCACTGATCTCTTCAGCCATtacagaaaaggaaagagattgTCAGCGATGATAGAACAAGGTACAACAGAAGATaaggcaccaaagtgatcatgACCTAAGCGGCAGAAACAGCACATTCTCTCACATGAAAAGCTAACAAACCTTGGCAACAAAGCTTGGGAAGGAAGAAGACATGTGGTACAAGATATCAACGTACGACACATGATTGGATACGATTGCCCCAGGTCTTTCGTGCTCTTCCTGTCGTTTCCCGCCATCATCCTAATGATATTGGAGAGAAGCAGAAAGGATTGGAGTCATTCCGAGGCAACAGACGAACATATGAAATTCGCAAAACCCAAAACGCAATATCAATCATAAACCACAACGAAATCAGTTGAATTGACTAGAACAACAGACCGTGGTTTCACAACCAAGTTCGATTGGCAAGGCACATGTTGAATGAGAGTACATAACAAACATCTGATTCATAGGTTTAATTGATTCCATACCAAAAGTTGATGAGAACAGATACCGAATTGACAAGACTCATTTCAATTTACAGGTTCGAAAAGCCACAGTGACCACTATCAAAGACCAATCCTAAAGCAGACGCAATGAAATCACTCCTTATCACTCCTTATCAACCAAACACAAATATCTTCGAACTAAAACTCAAAAAAGGGGGTAAAGAGAGGTACTTCGGGACCGCAGGAAGCACCGCGAGATGTCTCGTTGATCCAATAAAACCCCATCACAAAGAGCATGGCTCGAGACAGCACCCTCCCGCACGCGACGATCACCTTCCTCCTCCACCCTCCCATGTGCGCGTAGTCCTCCTGCTCGCCCTCCTCCTCCCGGTTCGGC
The window above is part of the Eucalyptus grandis isolate ANBG69807.140 chromosome 6, ASM1654582v1, whole genome shotgun sequence genome. Proteins encoded here:
- the LOC104417519 gene encoding LOW QUALITY PROTEIN: lysophospholipid acyltransferase LPEAT1 (The sequence of the model RefSeq protein was modified relative to this genomic sequence to represent the inferred CDS: deleted 2 bases in 1 codon), which gives rise to METELKDLSPATQPPPPPADKDDRPLLKPEPDAEASAITPENLAELEKRFAAYVRRDAYGSMGRGELPLREKVLLGVAMATLVPVRVVAALAILVAYYLICRGCTLLKKPNREEEGEQEDYAHMGGWRRKVIVACGRVLSRAMLFVMGFYWINETSRGASCGPEDDGGKRQEEHERPGAIVSNHVSYVDILYHMSSSFPSFVAKRSVAKLPLVGLISKCLGCVYVQRESKSSDFKGVSGVITERVREAHQNKDAPMMMLFPEGTTTNGEYLLPFKTGAFLAKAPVLPVILNYPYQRFSPAWDSISGARHVLFLLCQFINHIEVTHLPVYHPSEQEKNDAKLYANNVRKLMAKEGHLILSDIGLAEKRVYHAALNGNNSLHSVLRQKED
- the LOC104417724 gene encoding deSI-like protein At4g17486; the protein is MKLGSKKAWKSVVPRRLRGKSATRFCFLPKAKSVECGPGRAPVYLNVYDLTPINGYVYWAGLGIFHSGVEVHGVEYAFGAHDYPSSGVFEVEPRQCPGFKFRKSIFIGTTSLDPTQVREFMENHAASYNGDSYHLIFKNCNHFCKDVCYKLTGKPIPKWVNRLATIGSACNCFLPETLKITAVRHEPNCQPCESEKRRLTNNFSCLSSISMRQKQLSTSSLFLRSPLRGCLPPWELKRSNNGSLKER